In the genome of Rhodoplanes sp. Z2-YC6860, one region contains:
- a CDS encoding amidohydrolase family protein: MIGRREFVVGAAAVGLMIEQRISHAAASQPATRINFEIPAGACDCHTHIHGDPAKFPWFAKRTYTPEMALPEEMSALHKALNIQRVVIVTPSVYGPDNSATIYGMAARGKDARGVAVIDDKTTDAELDRLASLGFKGIRLNLSTAGINDPKVATESFVRAADRVKTRNWHIQLNTTLPVIAAMKDTLAASPVTLVFDHYGNANEELGVAQPGFSDLVSLVKSGKAYVKISVTAGPRQNYAYFTPLAQMLIDRILWGTNWPHPNSVGGSASTVSPLWQVDDGLVFNLLPTWAPDAAVRKKILVDNPARLYEF; encoded by the coding sequence ATGATTGGGCGTCGCGAATTCGTGGTCGGCGCAGCCGCGGTAGGCTTGATGATTGAACAACGCATCAGCCACGCCGCGGCATCGCAGCCAGCCACCAGGATCAATTTCGAAATCCCTGCGGGCGCGTGCGATTGCCACACGCACATTCACGGCGATCCTGCCAAATTTCCGTGGTTTGCTAAGCGCACATACACGCCCGAGATGGCGCTGCCGGAAGAAATGAGCGCGTTGCACAAGGCGCTCAACATCCAGCGCGTGGTGATCGTGACGCCGAGCGTCTATGGCCCGGACAATTCGGCGACGATCTACGGCATGGCGGCACGCGGCAAGGATGCCCGCGGCGTTGCGGTGATCGACGACAAGACCACGGATGCGGAATTGGACCGGCTTGCTTCGCTGGGATTCAAGGGCATCCGCCTCAACCTCTCGACGGCCGGCATCAACGATCCCAAGGTTGCGACCGAAAGCTTCGTCCGTGCCGCGGATCGCGTGAAAACCCGCAACTGGCATATCCAGCTCAACACGACGCTGCCGGTGATCGCGGCGATGAAGGACACGCTCGCCGCTTCGCCGGTGACGCTGGTGTTCGACCACTACGGCAACGCGAACGAAGAGCTCGGCGTGGCGCAGCCCGGATTCTCCGACCTCGTGTCTCTCGTGAAATCCGGCAAGGCCTACGTCAAGATTTCGGTCACCGCGGGTCCGCGCCAGAACTATGCCTACTTCACGCCGCTCGCCCAGATGCTGATCGACCGCATCCTGTGGGGCACCAACTGGCCGCATCCGAATTCGGTGGGTGGCAGTGCCTCGACGGTATCGCCGTTGTGGCAGGTCGACGATGGGCTGGTGTTCAATCTGCTGCCCACCTGGGCGCCGGACGCAGCAGTGCGCAAGAAGATCCTCGTCGACAATCCGGCGCGGCTCTACGAATTTTAG
- the aqpZ gene encoding aquaporin Z produces the protein MDMKKLAAEAIGTFWLTFGGCGSAVIAAGFPQVGIGLVGVSLAFGLTVLTMAYSIGHISGCHLNPAVTVGLAAGGRFPAGDVVPYIIAQVIGAVIAAAVLYVIASGASDFSLAKGFAANGYGDHSPGKYGLGACIVAEFVLTIMFLFVIMGSTHGRAPAGFAPIAIGLALTLIHLISIPVTNTSVNPARSTGPALFVGGWALAQLWVFWVVPLLGGAAGGFLYRWLSAEPSGAVTGQPAAK, from the coding sequence ATGGATATGAAGAAGCTTGCGGCCGAAGCCATCGGGACATTCTGGCTGACATTCGGCGGGTGCGGCAGCGCCGTCATTGCGGCAGGCTTTCCGCAGGTCGGCATCGGTCTGGTCGGCGTCTCGCTGGCCTTCGGTCTGACCGTGCTGACGATGGCCTACAGCATCGGGCATATCTCCGGCTGCCATCTCAATCCGGCGGTGACGGTCGGGCTTGCGGCCGGCGGCCGTTTTCCGGCGGGCGACGTGGTGCCCTACATCATCGCGCAAGTCATCGGCGCCGTGATCGCGGCTGCGGTGCTCTATGTGATCGCGAGCGGCGCGTCGGACTTCAGCCTCGCCAAGGGCTTCGCCGCCAACGGCTACGGCGATCACTCGCCTGGCAAGTACGGACTCGGCGCCTGCATCGTCGCGGAGTTCGTGCTCACGATAATGTTCCTGTTCGTCATCATGGGTTCGACGCATGGCAGGGCACCGGCGGGATTTGCGCCGATCGCCATCGGCCTCGCGTTGACGCTCATCCACCTCATCAGCATTCCGGTGACGAACACTTCGGTGAACCCGGCGCGCAGCACCGGACCGGCGCTGTTCGTGGGCGGCTGGGCGCTGGCGCAGCTCTGGGTGTTCTGGGTTGTGCCGCTGCTCGGCGGCGCAGCCGGCGGATTCTTATACCGCTGGCTCAGCGCCGAGCCGTCCGGTGCCGTGACCGGGCAGCCGGCGGCGAAGTGA
- a CDS encoding bifunctional sugar phosphate isomerase/epimerase/4-hydroxyphenylpyruvate dioxygenase family protein: MQTSIATVSLSGGLAEKLEAIAAAGFTGVEIFESDLLSFNGTPKDVARMVASLGLKIVTFQPFRDFEGMPEPQRSRTFARAERKFDLMGELGCNLLMICSNVAPDSLAGVDRAAADFHELGERAQKRGIKVGYEALAWGRHVSDYRDSWEVVRRADHPAIGLTLDSFHIFSRKTDLKAIRSIPGDRIVLVQLADAPWLDMDVMSWSRHFRCFPGQGDFPLTEFMDAVSATGYSGLLSLEIFNDQFRAGSPRSVAVDGQRSLVYLMDQMRGASGALAKEAPQIPPRAKCLGVEFLEFAADDHDAAKLSRLFAGLGFRKVGEHKSKAVTRWSQGSINLVLNSDKEGFAHSHQLAHGPSVCAMCLKVDDASATLDRAEKLRDTPFRQAVGPGELEIPAVRGLGGSLLYFVDPKTQLGQLWDIDFNTPKQAQANGDAGLTSIDHISQSMQYEEMLTWLLFYNSLLDVTKTPQLDVIDPGGIVRSQVVQTADGKLRIALNASQSQQTLSSRFLTNYVGSGVQHIALATDNIVATVKKLRANGVELLSIPENYYDDLEARSDLPAEQLDVLRQHGVLYDRDDAGEYFQAYTKSFGDLFFFEIVERRGYKGFGAVNASIRLAAQSRETQV; this comes from the coding sequence ATGCAGACTTCGATCGCAACGGTATCGCTCAGCGGCGGGCTCGCCGAGAAGCTGGAGGCGATCGCGGCTGCGGGTTTCACCGGCGTCGAGATCTTCGAAAGCGATCTGCTGTCTTTCAACGGCACGCCGAAAGACGTCGCCCGCATGGTGGCCTCGCTGGGGCTAAAAATCGTCACGTTCCAGCCGTTCCGCGATTTCGAGGGCATGCCCGAGCCGCAGCGGAGCCGGACTTTCGCCCGCGCCGAGCGCAAGTTCGACTTGATGGGCGAGCTTGGCTGCAATCTCCTGATGATCTGCAGCAACGTGGCGCCGGACTCGCTTGCCGGCGTCGACCGCGCCGCGGCCGATTTCCACGAGCTCGGCGAGCGTGCGCAGAAGCGCGGTATCAAGGTGGGCTACGAAGCGCTGGCCTGGGGCCGCCACGTCAGCGATTACCGCGATTCATGGGAGGTGGTGCGCCGCGCCGACCATCCGGCGATCGGACTGACGCTCGACAGCTTCCATATCTTTTCGCGCAAGACCGACCTCAAGGCGATCCGCTCGATTCCGGGCGATCGCATCGTGCTGGTGCAGCTCGCCGACGCGCCCTGGCTCGACATGGATGTGATGAGCTGGAGTCGGCATTTCCGCTGCTTCCCCGGCCAGGGCGATTTTCCGCTGACCGAGTTCATGGATGCGGTGTCGGCGACCGGTTACAGCGGCTTGCTGTCGTTGGAAATCTTCAACGATCAGTTCCGCGCGGGCTCGCCGCGCAGCGTCGCGGTCGATGGCCAGCGCTCGCTGGTCTATCTGATGGATCAGATGCGCGGCGCCAGCGGTGCGCTCGCCAAGGAGGCACCGCAGATCCCGCCGCGCGCGAAGTGCCTCGGCGTCGAGTTTCTGGAGTTCGCCGCCGACGATCACGACGCAGCGAAACTGTCGCGCTTGTTCGCGGGCTTGGGCTTTCGCAAGGTCGGCGAGCACAAATCCAAGGCGGTGACACGCTGGTCGCAAGGTTCGATCAACCTGGTGCTGAACAGCGACAAGGAGGGCTTCGCGCATTCGCACCAGCTCGCGCATGGGCCTTCGGTCTGCGCAATGTGCCTCAAGGTCGACGACGCGTCGGCGACGCTCGACCGCGCCGAGAAGCTTCGCGACACGCCGTTCCGCCAGGCGGTCGGTCCGGGCGAGCTCGAAATTCCCGCAGTGCGGGGGCTTGGCGGGAGCCTGCTGTATTTCGTCGATCCGAAAACGCAGCTGGGCCAGCTCTGGGACATCGATTTCAATACGCCGAAACAGGCTCAAGCGAACGGCGACGCCGGTCTCACATCGATCGACCATATTTCGCAGTCGATGCAGTACGAGGAGATGCTGACCTGGCTCCTGTTCTACAATTCGCTGCTCGATGTCACCAAGACGCCGCAGCTCGATGTGATCGATCCGGGTGGCATCGTGCGCAGCCAGGTGGTGCAGACCGCGGATGGCAAGCTCCGCATCGCGCTGAACGCCTCGCAAAGCCAGCAGACGCTGTCGTCGCGCTTCCTCACCAATTACGTCGGCTCGGGCGTACAGCATATCGCGCTTGCGACCGACAACATTGTCGCGACCGTCAAGAAGCTTCGCGCCAACGGCGTCGAGTTGCTGTCGATTCCGGAAAACTATTACGACGATCTTGAAGCCCGCTCCGATCTGCCGGCCGAGCAGCTCGACGTGTTGCGTCAGCACGGCGTGCTCTACGACCGCGATGACGCCGGGGAGTATTTCCAGGCCTACACCAAGAGTTTCGGCGACCTGTTCTTCTTCGAAATCGTCGAACGCCGCGGCTACAAGGGCTTCGGCGCTGTCAATGCCTCGATCCGACTTGCCGCTCAGAGCCGGGAAACACAGGTCTAG
- a CDS encoding alpha/beta fold hydrolase: protein MTEPVTTRISVRGCSIALMRGGAGRPLLFLHGGGGAGWPPFMTDLAARHDVLAPEHPGFGASDTPDWLDNIADLARFYLDLIDQLDLHHVDLVGHSLGGWIAAELAARNTRRLGSLTLIGSAGIHVPGVPQVDTFLVNDEQLIRSMFDSPKLIETMLAQAKRPELEDVILKNRTTTAKLVWQPRGYDPHLAKWLHRIDVPTHLIWGANDRIYPKEYASAFQRLIPGSSVTLIPDSGHVPQVEQRAAFVAALEGFLAAKRAAA, encoded by the coding sequence ATGACAGAACCTGTAACGACCAGAATCTCCGTCCGCGGCTGCAGCATCGCGCTGATGCGCGGCGGTGCGGGACGTCCGCTGTTGTTTCTGCACGGCGGTGGCGGCGCGGGCTGGCCGCCGTTCATGACGGACCTTGCCGCGCGCCACGATGTGCTGGCGCCCGAGCATCCAGGGTTTGGCGCGTCCGACACGCCGGACTGGCTCGACAACATCGCGGACCTCGCCCGCTTCTATCTCGATCTCATCGACCAGCTCGATCTGCACCACGTCGATCTGGTCGGCCATTCGCTCGGCGGCTGGATCGCGGCCGAGCTTGCGGCGCGCAACACGCGCCGGCTCGGCTCGCTGACGCTCATTGGATCGGCCGGCATTCATGTGCCGGGCGTGCCGCAAGTCGATACGTTCCTGGTCAACGACGAGCAATTGATCCGCAGCATGTTCGACAGCCCGAAGCTGATCGAGACGATGCTGGCGCAAGCCAAGCGGCCCGAGCTCGAGGACGTCATCCTGAAGAACCGCACCACCACGGCGAAACTCGTCTGGCAGCCGCGCGGCTACGATCCCCATCTCGCCAAATGGCTGCACCGGATCGACGTGCCGACGCATCTCATCTGGGGCGCGAACGACCGCATTTATCCGAAGGAGTATGCGTCCGCGTTCCAGCGCCTGATCCCGGGTTCGAGTGTCACGCTCATCCCGGACAGCGGGCACGTGCCGCAGGTCGAGCAGCGCGCGGCCTTCGTTGCCGCGCTCGAAGGCTTCCTCGCAGCGAAGAGGGCCGCCGCATGA
- a CDS encoding LLM class flavin-dependent oxidoreductase — protein MKFFNFHLMPYRHADLDAIDRNGSAWVTYSNRDYDPAKGAELYHEYLDQMELADRLGFDGVCLNEHHQTAYGMMPTPGPLAGALTRSVKRAKIAILGRALPLVNNPLVIAEEYAMLDNLSRGRFIAGFVRGIGAEYHAMGINPGLSQERFAEAHDLIIRAWTEPGPFQYVGKHYHFNYVNPWPRPYQAPHPPVWIPSQGSSSTIKWAAQMRYTYAQTLSPIAVVARMFQMYRDEAEKLGYEASPDQLAWSNTIYVAETDEKAMREARPHLEALTNRFLKMPTEMLLPPGYSNIESVKRIRAAKITGKPQTLDDLVRNGVVIVGSPNTVREKLAEYQDLAGFNTSLTKTQFGTLPDDMTRANMTAIAEEILPHFRGRLPQGKRQAAAE, from the coding sequence ATGAAGTTCTTCAACTTCCATCTGATGCCCTATCGGCATGCCGACCTCGACGCCATCGACAGGAACGGCTCCGCCTGGGTCACGTATTCGAACCGCGACTACGACCCGGCAAAGGGCGCGGAACTCTATCACGAGTATCTCGACCAGATGGAGCTTGCCGACCGGCTCGGCTTCGACGGCGTCTGTCTCAACGAGCATCACCAGACCGCCTACGGCATGATGCCGACGCCCGGCCCGCTTGCCGGTGCGCTGACGCGCAGCGTCAAGCGCGCCAAGATCGCGATTCTCGGCCGCGCGCTGCCGCTGGTGAACAATCCGCTGGTGATCGCCGAAGAATACGCGATGCTCGACAACCTCTCGCGCGGCCGCTTCATCGCGGGCTTCGTGCGCGGCATCGGCGCCGAATATCACGCCATGGGCATCAATCCGGGCCTGTCGCAGGAGCGCTTCGCCGAGGCGCATGACCTGATCATCCGCGCCTGGACCGAGCCCGGACCGTTCCAGTATGTCGGCAAGCATTATCACTTCAATTACGTCAACCCGTGGCCGCGGCCCTATCAGGCACCGCATCCGCCGGTCTGGATTCCGTCGCAGGGCAGTAGCAGCACCATCAAATGGGCGGCGCAGATGCGCTACACCTACGCGCAGACACTGTCGCCGATCGCGGTCGTGGCGCGCATGTTCCAGATGTACCGCGACGAGGCCGAGAAGCTGGGTTACGAGGCGTCGCCCGATCAGCTCGCCTGGTCGAACACCATCTACGTCGCCGAGACCGACGAGAAGGCCATGCGCGAGGCGCGGCCGCATCTCGAAGCGCTCACCAACCGCTTCCTCAAGATGCCGACCGAAATGCTGCTGCCGCCGGGCTACAGCAACATCGAGTCGGTGAAGCGCATCCGCGCCGCGAAGATCACCGGCAAGCCGCAAACGCTTGATGACCTCGTGCGCAACGGTGTCGTCATCGTGGGCAGTCCGAACACCGTGCGTGAGAAGCTCGCCGAGTATCAGGATCTCGCCGGCTTCAACACCTCGCTGACCAAAACCCAGTTCGGCACGCTGCCCGACGACATGACGCGCGCCAACATGACGGCGATCGCCGAGGAAATCTTGCCGCACTTCCGGGGCCGCTTGCCGCAAGGCAAGCGTCAGGCTGCGGCGGAGTGA
- a CDS encoding Bug family tripartite tricarboxylate transporter substrate binding protein, translating into MRKISRREFAQLTAAATVAAATPRRALAQTYPTRPIKFIVAFTAGGTTDLLARILAAPLSERLGQQVVIENKPGGGTNIAMQSVVNAVPDGYTLAMTFATNVINPSLYKSLPFDFQRDIAPVSGLADLPLVLVVNKDVPIKDIDGFVAYTKANPGKISLASFGARTISHLAIELMRTSTGMDVVHVPYAGGPQITTDLISGRIQAGMDALPNSLPHIRSGSVRALAVMSPQRNPAIPDVPAIGETIPGIEINAGTGIGVPAATPAAIVERLNRDINACLSDAGLKARYAEVGAVPIILTPAEARSRIASDTQKWAKVIEAAGLKPE; encoded by the coding sequence GTGAGAAAAATCTCACGCCGGGAGTTTGCTCAACTGACAGCGGCAGCCACTGTCGCTGCGGCCACACCGCGACGCGCACTCGCGCAGACCTATCCCACCCGCCCCATCAAATTCATCGTGGCGTTCACGGCCGGGGGCACCACCGATCTCTTGGCGCGAATCCTCGCCGCGCCGCTGTCGGAGCGGCTCGGCCAGCAGGTGGTGATCGAGAACAAGCCCGGCGGCGGCACCAACATCGCCATGCAGTCGGTGGTGAACGCCGTACCCGACGGCTACACCCTGGCGATGACGTTTGCCACCAACGTCATCAATCCGTCGCTCTACAAATCCCTGCCCTTCGACTTCCAGCGCGATATTGCGCCGGTGTCCGGGCTTGCCGATCTGCCGCTGGTGCTGGTGGTCAACAAGGACGTTCCGATCAAGGACATCGACGGCTTCGTCGCCTACACCAAAGCCAATCCGGGCAAGATCAGCCTGGCGTCGTTCGGCGCGCGGACCATCAGCCATCTCGCGATCGAACTGATGCGGACATCCACCGGCATGGACGTCGTCCACGTCCCTTATGCGGGCGGACCGCAAATCACGACCGACCTGATCTCAGGCCGGATTCAAGCCGGCATGGACGCACTGCCGAACTCTTTGCCTCATATCCGCAGCGGTTCGGTCCGCGCGCTCGCCGTCATGTCGCCGCAACGCAACCCCGCGATCCCCGACGTGCCCGCCATCGGCGAGACCATTCCCGGCATCGAGATCAATGCCGGCACAGGCATCGGCGTGCCGGCCGCGACGCCCGCAGCGATCGTCGAGCGGCTCAATCGCGATATCAACGCTTGCCTGAGCGATGCCGGATTGAAGGCGCGCTACGCCGAGGTGGGCGCGGTGCCGATTATCCTGACCCCGGCCGAGGCCCGCTCGAGGATCGCGAGCGACACGCAGAAATGGGCCAAGGTGATCGAGGCCGCAGGCCTGAAGCCCGAGTGA
- a CDS encoding TPM domain-containing protein has protein sequence MSISAEERERISAAIRAAEAKTSGEIVCVLAETSSSPTGMPVLLAALGALALPWLLVAFTAMPVFRILTLQLVAFVALMAVLCWTPVRVALMPRRARRAVAHRVAMEQFRKRGLARKPERTGILIFVSLAERYARIIADDGISARVPQSQWQSAVDALIAHSRDGRIADGFVAAIDLCGNELAQNFPRTEPGQDVLPDRIYVI, from the coding sequence ATGAGCATTTCGGCCGAGGAGCGCGAACGCATCTCCGCCGCGATCCGTGCCGCGGAGGCGAAGACGTCGGGCGAGATCGTCTGCGTGCTGGCGGAGACGTCGTCCTCCCCCACAGGGATGCCTGTGCTGCTGGCGGCGCTGGGCGCGCTTGCGCTGCCATGGCTGCTGGTCGCGTTCACGGCGATGCCGGTGTTCCGCATCCTGACGCTCCAGCTCGTGGCATTTGTGGCGCTGATGGCCGTGCTGTGCTGGACGCCGGTTCGGGTCGCGCTGATGCCGCGGCGTGCGCGCCGGGCGGTGGCGCATCGCGTTGCGATGGAGCAATTCAGGAAGCGGGGCCTCGCGAGAAAGCCGGAGCGCACGGGGATTCTGATTTTCGTTTCGCTCGCCGAGCGTTATGCGCGCATCATCGCCGACGATGGGATTTCCGCCCGTGTTCCCCAATCGCAGTGGCAGTCTGCCGTCGATGCGCTGATCGCGCACTCGCGCGACGGACGAATCGCGGATGGTTTCGTTGCGGCGATCGATTTATGCGGAAACGAGCTCGCCCAGAACTTCCCGCGCACCGAGCCTGGCCAGGACGTTCTGCCGGATCGCATTTATGTGATCTGA